One Peterkaempfera bronchialis DNA window includes the following coding sequences:
- a CDS encoding FAD-dependent oxidoreductase yields MNPKIDDRVPVLIVGGSLVGLSTSLFLGRLGVRHLVVERHSGTSVHPRGRGNNVRTMELFRTAGAEPLIREAASVLAENHGILQVGTLTGGPQEWLFKEIDPGGALARFSPSGWCLCSQNDLEPVLLRCARDLGGDVRFGTELLSFEQDADGVTAVVQDRRSGELRTVRADYLVAADGPRSPVRERLGIGQEGPGDLFHNVSVTFRAKRMADAVGDRRFIVCYLTDPEGEGALLPVDNEADWVFHMPWHPDRGETLDDFTDERCIRHIRAAAGIPDMEVEITGRAPWHAAERVAERYGWGRVFLAGDSAHEMSPTGAFGSNTGIQDAHNLAWKLAAVLGGWAGPGLLDSYEAERRPVAVATSARASARSAEHQHPGYDVTPGTGRRGNVLGVVLGYRYPSGALVGADPAEPVLPERFRQSGEPGTRAPHQWCFRYGTRLSTLDLYERSMVLLSGPTGQAWHEAGARAASAAGVPLDRYLVGGGPDHDLAPEPGADWAELHGTAADGAVLVRPDGFVAWRSPSAAADPERVLGEALRSVLGLD; encoded by the coding sequence ATGAATCCGAAGATCGACGACCGGGTGCCGGTCCTGATCGTGGGCGGTTCCCTGGTGGGGCTGTCCACCTCCCTCTTCCTGGGCCGGCTCGGGGTGCGGCACCTGGTGGTGGAGCGGCACTCGGGCACCTCGGTGCATCCGCGCGGGCGGGGCAACAATGTGCGCACCATGGAGCTGTTCCGTACGGCGGGCGCCGAGCCGCTGATCCGGGAGGCCGCGTCGGTGCTGGCCGAGAACCACGGCATCCTCCAGGTCGGGACGCTCACCGGCGGCCCGCAGGAGTGGCTCTTCAAGGAGATCGACCCGGGTGGCGCGCTGGCCCGGTTCTCCCCCAGCGGCTGGTGCCTGTGCAGCCAGAACGACCTGGAGCCGGTGCTGCTGCGATGCGCCCGCGACCTGGGCGGCGACGTCCGGTTCGGTACCGAGCTGCTCTCCTTCGAGCAGGACGCCGACGGGGTGACGGCGGTGGTCCAGGACCGGCGCAGCGGGGAGCTGCGTACGGTGCGCGCCGACTACCTGGTGGCCGCCGACGGGCCGCGCAGCCCGGTACGGGAGCGGCTGGGCATCGGGCAGGAGGGGCCGGGCGACCTCTTCCACAATGTCTCGGTCACCTTCCGGGCCAAGCGGATGGCGGACGCGGTCGGCGACCGGCGGTTCATCGTCTGCTACCTGACGGACCCGGAGGGCGAGGGGGCGCTGCTGCCGGTGGACAACGAGGCGGACTGGGTCTTCCACATGCCGTGGCATCCGGACCGTGGCGAGACCCTGGACGACTTCACCGACGAGCGCTGCATCCGCCACATCAGGGCGGCGGCGGGCATCCCGGACATGGAGGTGGAGATCACCGGCCGGGCGCCCTGGCACGCCGCCGAGCGGGTCGCCGAGCGGTACGGCTGGGGGCGGGTCTTCCTGGCCGGGGACTCGGCGCACGAGATGTCGCCGACCGGGGCCTTCGGCTCCAACACGGGGATCCAGGACGCGCACAACCTGGCGTGGAAGCTGGCCGCCGTGCTGGGCGGCTGGGCGGGGCCGGGGCTGCTGGACAGCTATGAGGCGGAGCGGCGTCCGGTGGCGGTGGCCACCAGTGCGCGGGCGTCGGCGCGGTCGGCGGAGCACCAGCACCCCGGGTACGACGTGACGCCGGGCACCGGGCGGCGGGGCAATGTGCTGGGGGTGGTGCTGGGCTACCGGTACCCCTCGGGCGCGCTGGTGGGTGCCGACCCGGCGGAGCCGGTGCTGCCCGAGCGGTTCCGGCAGAGCGGTGAGCCGGGCACCCGGGCGCCGCACCAGTGGTGCTTCCGGTACGGGACGCGGCTCTCCACGCTCGACCTGTACGAGCGGTCCATGGTGCTGCTGAGCGGGCCGACCGGGCAGGCGTGGCACGAGGCGGGGGCTCGGGCGGCCTCGGCGGCGGGGGTGCCGCTGGACCGCTACCTGGTGGGCGGCGGCCCCGACCACGATCTGGCGCCGGAGCCGGGCGCGGACTGGGCGGAACTGCACGGCACGGCGGCGGACGGGGCGGTACTGGTGCGGCCCGACGGCTTTGTGGCCTGGCGTTCGCCTTCGGCTGCGGCCGATCCGGAGCGGGTGCTGGGCGAGGCGCTGCGTTCGGTACTCGGCCTGGACTGA
- a CDS encoding acetylserotonin O-methyltransferase: MDSPATATPSAAMRLRELAFSAASAAAVRAAVRLGVPDALGDTPTTAGELAAAVDADPQALRRLLRALTCQGVFAEDGEGRFVHTEMSRMLREDTPRSMRYVSLWTTEPWTWEAWPRLDEAVRSGGHVFGELHGKDFFSYLHEDAPESAEVFNRAMTHSSRQSAQDIAELLDLRGVSVVADIGGGQGHVLAGLLERNPDLRGALLDLPDVIAHADPRLRDGGALASRVDLVPGDCRREIPVQADLYIIKNILEWDDRSTRATLHNAVAAARPGARVLVIENLVDETASMPFTSAMDLLLLLNVGGRKHTQDSLVALMEEAGLKVGDVRPVNPYLHAFDGVVPE, translated from the coding sequence ATGGACAGCCCGGCGACCGCCACCCCGTCCGCAGCCATGCGACTGCGCGAACTGGCCTTCAGCGCCGCCTCGGCGGCGGCCGTCCGCGCCGCCGTCCGCCTCGGCGTCCCCGACGCGCTCGGCGACACGCCCACCACGGCCGGCGAGCTGGCCGCCGCCGTGGACGCCGACCCGCAGGCGCTGCGCCGCCTGCTGCGCGCGCTGACCTGCCAGGGCGTCTTCGCCGAGGACGGCGAGGGGCGGTTCGTCCACACCGAGATGTCGCGGATGCTGCGCGAGGACACCCCGCGCTCGATGCGCTATGTGTCGCTCTGGACCACCGAGCCGTGGACCTGGGAGGCATGGCCCCGGCTGGACGAGGCGGTGCGCAGCGGCGGCCATGTCTTCGGCGAACTGCACGGCAAGGACTTCTTCAGCTACCTGCACGAGGACGCGCCCGAGTCGGCGGAGGTCTTCAACCGGGCGATGACCCACTCCAGCCGGCAGTCCGCCCAGGACATCGCGGAGCTGCTGGACCTGCGGGGCGTCTCCGTGGTCGCCGACATCGGCGGTGGCCAGGGCCATGTGCTGGCGGGCCTGCTGGAGCGCAACCCGGACCTGCGCGGCGCCCTGCTGGACCTGCCCGACGTGATCGCCCACGCCGACCCCCGGCTGCGCGACGGCGGCGCGCTGGCCTCGCGGGTGGACCTGGTGCCGGGCGACTGCCGCCGGGAGATCCCGGTGCAGGCGGACCTCTACATCATCAAGAACATCCTGGAGTGGGACGACCGTTCCACCCGCGCGACCCTGCACAACGCGGTCGCCGCCGCCCGGCCGGGCGCGCGGGTGCTGGTGATCGAGAACCTGGTGGACGAGACCGCCTCGATGCCGTTCACCTCCGCCATGGACCTGCTGCTCCTGCTGAACGTGGGAGGCCGCAAGCACACCCAGGACAGCCTGGTGGCGCTGATGGAGGAGGCCGGGCTGAAGGTCGGCGACGTCCGCCCGGTCAACCCCTACCTGCACGCCTTCGACGGCGTGGTACCCGAGTAG
- a CDS encoding LLM class F420-dependent oxidoreductase, with protein MKFGISTFITDEGIAPTALGRAVEERGFDSLFIAEHTHIPVRRESPYPGGGELPRMYYRTLDPFVALAAAAAVTERLLLGTGIALVVQRDPITTAKEVASLDVVSGGRAVFGIGIGWNREEMRDHGTDPRTRGRLADERVRAIRELWTRDEAEFHGEFVDFDPVFSWPKPVQRPHPPIYVGGGAAAFARIAEYGDAWLANSGSPQELGPQLERLRETAGRPVPVTVYAAQQERPEDLEGYRELGVERVLLYLPTRPEKETLEDLDGLAETAARFR; from the coding sequence GTGAAGTTCGGGATCTCGACCTTCATCACCGACGAGGGCATCGCCCCGACCGCGCTGGGCCGGGCGGTGGAGGAGCGGGGGTTCGACTCGCTCTTCATCGCCGAGCACACCCACATCCCGGTGCGCCGGGAGTCCCCCTACCCGGGCGGCGGCGAGCTGCCTCGGATGTACTACCGGACGCTGGACCCCTTTGTGGCGCTCGCCGCAGCCGCCGCCGTCACCGAGCGGCTGCTGCTGGGCACCGGGATCGCGCTGGTGGTCCAGCGCGACCCGATCACCACGGCCAAGGAGGTGGCCTCGCTGGACGTGGTGTCGGGCGGGCGGGCGGTGTTCGGCATCGGGATCGGCTGGAACCGCGAGGAGATGCGGGACCACGGGACGGACCCGCGCACCCGGGGTCGGCTGGCCGACGAGCGGGTACGGGCGATCCGCGAGCTGTGGACGCGGGACGAGGCGGAGTTCCACGGGGAGTTCGTGGACTTCGACCCGGTCTTCAGCTGGCCCAAGCCGGTGCAGCGCCCGCATCCGCCGATCTACGTCGGCGGCGGAGCGGCCGCCTTCGCCCGGATCGCCGAGTACGGCGACGCCTGGCTGGCCAACAGCGGGTCGCCGCAGGAGCTCGGCCCGCAGCTGGAGCGGCTGCGCGAGACGGCCGGGCGCCCGGTGCCGGTCACCGTGTACGCGGCGCAGCAGGAGCGGCCGGAGGACCTGGAGGGGTATCGGGAGCTGGGGGTCGAGCGGGTGCTGCTCTATCTGCCGACCCGGCCCGAGAAGGAGACCCTGGAGGACCTGGACGGGCTGGCGGAGACCGCCGCCCGCTTCCGCTGA
- a CDS encoding SchA/CurD-like domain-containing protein, which produces MTALSETQESPPSADRDTTRLRVVLLCDVNDGQQQRFLDAYEQIRHQVADIPGHISDQLCQSIEEPTKWLITSEWDSASRFLSWVDSAEHRELVKPLHGCVRDTRSLRFAIARETPEQPAGRSRAAAAQGRPAAAGPQPGGLVRHALTFTVKPGSEQDVAEILAGYRSPRARVDENTRLLRTSLFMHGNRVVRAVEVEGDLAAALRHVAQQPEVRAVEEAVNPYLEEPRDFADPASVRSFFARAALPAAHHAEAPAAAHGELRRRALLYPVRRGCAQVAAKLLAGHDDQAVQDPANPLVRSTVFQRDDVLVRMVDLRADLPEDPAVAAGVGRGPAAAELTHLLEPGEDLLLSTADGLKRFLADYDLALVTDRSSAQES; this is translated from the coding sequence ATGACCGCCCTGTCCGAAACCCAGGAGTCCCCGCCGTCCGCCGACCGTGACACCACCCGCCTGCGGGTGGTCCTGCTCTGCGATGTCAACGATGGCCAGCAGCAGCGCTTCCTCGACGCCTACGAGCAGATCCGCCACCAGGTGGCCGACATCCCCGGCCACATCAGCGACCAGCTCTGCCAGTCCATCGAGGAGCCCACCAAGTGGCTCATCACCAGCGAGTGGGACAGCGCCTCCCGCTTCCTCTCCTGGGTGGACAGCGCCGAGCACCGCGAACTGGTCAAGCCGCTGCACGGCTGTGTCCGCGACACCCGCTCGCTGCGCTTCGCCATCGCCCGGGAGACCCCCGAGCAGCCCGCCGGCCGGTCCAGGGCCGCCGCCGCCCAGGGCCGTCCCGCCGCTGCGGGACCGCAGCCCGGCGGACTGGTGCGCCATGCCCTCACCTTCACCGTCAAGCCCGGCAGCGAGCAGGACGTCGCCGAGATCCTGGCCGGCTACCGCTCGCCGCGCGCCCGGGTCGACGAGAACACCCGGCTGCTCCGCACCTCGCTCTTCATGCACGGCAACCGCGTGGTGCGGGCGGTGGAGGTGGAGGGCGACCTCGCCGCCGCGCTCCGCCATGTCGCCCAGCAGCCCGAGGTACGCGCCGTCGAAGAGGCCGTCAACCCCTACCTGGAGGAGCCCCGCGACTTCGCCGACCCGGCCTCCGTCCGCTCCTTCTTCGCCCGCGCCGCGCTGCCCGCCGCCCACCACGCCGAGGCGCCCGCCGCCGCCCACGGCGAGCTGCGCCGCCGCGCGCTGCTCTACCCGGTGCGCCGGGGCTGCGCCCAGGTCGCCGCCAAGCTGCTGGCCGGGCATGACGACCAGGCCGTGCAGGACCCGGCGAACCCGCTGGTCCGCTCCACCGTCTTCCAGCGCGACGACGTGCTGGTGCGGATGGTCGACCTGCGCGCGGACCTCCCCGAGGATCCGGCCGTCGCCGCCGGTGTCGGCCGGGGCCCGGCCGCAGCGGAACTCACCCACCTGCTGGAGCCCGGCGAGGACCTGCTGCTCTCCACGGCGGACGGCCTGAAGCGCTTCCTCGCCGACTACGACCTGGCGCTGGTCACCGACCGCAGCTCGGCCCAGGAGTCCTGA
- a CDS encoding acyl carrier protein, with protein sequence MNEALTFDELASLMKSCAGVAVDPGELESRPTATFEEFGLDSLGLLGVVAALENRHGTPIGPGAESCKTPHEFVALANDRLTSGV encoded by the coding sequence ATGAACGAAGCTCTGACCTTCGACGAACTGGCCTCGCTGATGAAGTCCTGCGCGGGTGTCGCCGTCGACCCCGGAGAGCTGGAGAGCCGGCCCACCGCGACCTTCGAGGAGTTCGGGCTGGACTCGCTCGGCCTGCTCGGGGTCGTCGCCGCGCTGGAGAACCGCCACGGCACGCCGATCGGGCCGGGCGCCGAGTCCTGCAAGACCCCGCACGAGTTCGTGGCCCTCGCCAACGACCGCCTCACCTCAGGAGTCTGA
- a CDS encoding SRPBCC family protein produces the protein MTARVGHTDNEIVIAAPLALTWEITNDLEAWPQLFSEYAEVEVVRREGRKTTFRLTMHPDENGQVWSWVSEREPDPVTHTVTARRVETGPFRFMDIRWEYQEVPGGTRMRWIQDFAMKPEAPVDDKGMTEHINRNSVVQMELIRDKVEQRARELGADPAAAVTG, from the coding sequence ATGACCGCACGCGTCGGACACACCGACAACGAGATCGTCATCGCCGCGCCCCTCGCCCTCACCTGGGAGATCACCAACGACCTGGAGGCGTGGCCGCAGCTGTTCAGCGAGTACGCCGAGGTGGAGGTGGTCCGGCGGGAGGGGCGGAAGACCACCTTCCGGCTCACCATGCACCCGGACGAGAACGGCCAGGTCTGGAGCTGGGTCAGCGAGCGCGAGCCCGACCCGGTCACCCACACCGTCACCGCCCGCCGGGTCGAGACCGGGCCGTTCCGCTTCATGGACATCCGCTGGGAGTACCAGGAGGTGCCCGGCGGCACCCGTATGCGGTGGATCCAGGACTTCGCCATGAAGCCCGAGGCGCCGGTCGACGACAAGGGCATGACCGAGCACATCAACCGCAACTCGGTCGTCCAGATGGAGCTCATCCGCGACAAGGTCGAGCAGCGCGCCCGTGAGCTGGGCGCGGACCCGGCCGCCGCCGTCACCGGCTGA
- a CDS encoding beta-ketoacyl-[acyl-carrier-protein] synthase family protein, with protein sequence MTRRVAVTGLGVVAPGGVGVPAFWDLLTAGRTATRGITLFDPEGFRSRIAAECDFDAAACGVDRQRARRADRYVQFALAAAGEALRDSGLETAREDPWRIGVSLGTAVGGTTRLEHDYVEVSGSGQRWGVDHLRAGPHLHRAFSPSALASEVAEDMGAHGPVQTVSTGCTSGLDAVGYAFHAIEEGKADVILAGASDSPISPITVACFDAIKATSTRNDDPAHASRPFDAERDGFVLGEGAAVLVLEELEHARRRGARVLCEIRGFATFGNAYHMTGLTREGLEMSHAIDTALADARIDPGDIDYVNAHGSGTQQNDRHETAAVKRSLGAHAYETPMSSIKSMVGHSLGAIGAIELAACTLALARGVVPPTANYETPDPECDLDYVPRTAREVPLRTVLSVGSGFGGFQSAVVLDRGNGRTA encoded by the coding sequence GTGACCCGGCGGGTTGCGGTCACCGGGCTGGGCGTCGTCGCTCCCGGGGGCGTGGGCGTGCCGGCGTTCTGGGACCTGCTCACCGCCGGGCGTACCGCGACCCGCGGTATCACGCTCTTCGACCCCGAGGGGTTCCGCTCCCGCATCGCCGCCGAGTGCGACTTCGACGCGGCGGCGTGCGGAGTGGACCGGCAGCGCGCCCGACGTGCCGACCGCTATGTGCAGTTCGCCCTGGCCGCCGCCGGTGAGGCGCTGCGCGACTCCGGGCTGGAGACCGCCCGCGAGGACCCGTGGCGGATCGGGGTCTCGCTGGGTACGGCGGTGGGCGGCACCACCCGGCTGGAGCACGACTATGTCGAGGTCTCCGGCTCCGGGCAGCGCTGGGGGGTGGACCACCTGCGGGCCGGACCCCATCTGCACCGGGCCTTCTCGCCCAGCGCACTCGCCTCCGAGGTGGCCGAGGACATGGGCGCCCACGGCCCGGTGCAGACCGTCTCCACCGGCTGCACCTCCGGCCTGGACGCCGTCGGCTACGCCTTCCACGCCATCGAGGAGGGAAAGGCCGATGTGATCCTGGCCGGTGCCTCCGACTCGCCGATCTCGCCGATCACGGTGGCCTGCTTCGACGCCATCAAGGCCACCTCCACCCGCAACGACGACCCGGCGCACGCCTCCCGGCCGTTCGACGCGGAGCGGGACGGCTTTGTGCTCGGCGAGGGAGCTGCGGTGCTGGTACTGGAGGAGCTGGAGCACGCCCGGCGGCGCGGCGCCCGCGTCCTCTGCGAGATCCGGGGCTTCGCCACCTTCGGCAACGCCTACCACATGACCGGGCTGACCCGGGAGGGCCTGGAGATGTCGCACGCCATCGACACCGCGCTGGCGGACGCCCGGATCGACCCGGGCGACATCGACTACGTCAACGCCCATGGCTCGGGCACCCAGCAGAACGACCGCCATGAGACCGCCGCGGTCAAGCGGTCGCTGGGGGCGCACGCCTACGAGACCCCCATGAGCTCCATCAAGTCCATGGTGGGCCACTCGCTGGGGGCGATCGGCGCGATCGAGCTGGCCGCCTGCACCCTGGCGCTGGCCCGGGGCGTCGTACCGCCCACCGCCAACTACGAGACCCCCGACCCCGAGTGCGACCTCGACTACGTGCCCCGTACGGCCCGCGAGGTGCCGCTGCGGACCGTGCTCTCGGTGGGCAGCGGGTTCGGCGGCTTCCAGTCGGCGGTGGTCCTGGACCGGGGCAATGGGAGGACAGCATGA
- a CDS encoding 2'-5' RNA ligase family protein: MRTVELTCDPAFDEAVRAVWDRLAEAGLPGLSLNTHPTHRPHLTLAAAGSFPPGAQERIDALLAAPALPLQVRLSGLLSFSARSRRRVLSWGVVPTAELLALHGAVWRELADAEEPHPFYLPGRWMPHLGLTRRMEPDQLITALEVLGRLPDLPGVLDAGRSYDTETRQTVPLGAG, translated from the coding sequence GTGCGTACCGTGGAGCTGACCTGCGACCCTGCCTTCGACGAGGCGGTGCGCGCGGTGTGGGACCGGCTGGCCGAGGCAGGGCTGCCCGGCCTGAGCCTCAACACCCATCCCACGCACCGCCCGCACCTCACCCTGGCGGCGGCCGGCAGCTTTCCGCCGGGCGCGCAGGAGCGGATCGACGCGCTGCTGGCCGCACCGGCGCTGCCGCTCCAGGTACGGCTCTCCGGGCTGCTCTCCTTCAGCGCCCGCAGCCGCCGCCGGGTGCTGTCCTGGGGCGTCGTCCCCACGGCCGAGCTGCTGGCGCTGCACGGCGCGGTCTGGCGGGAGCTGGCGGACGCCGAGGAGCCGCACCCCTTCTACCTGCCGGGACGCTGGATGCCCCACCTGGGCCTGACCCGGCGGATGGAGCCCGACCAGCTGATCACCGCCCTGGAGGTGCTGGGCAGGCTGCCCGACCTGCCCGGCGTACTGGACGCCGGGCGCAGCTACGACACCGAGACCCGGCAGACCGTCCCGCTCGGCGCGGGTTGA
- a CDS encoding cupin domain-containing protein encodes MTTTPPRIVDLHEIEPNRRRGGDLRAMLTPTTVGATSGFMGVAIVQPGERIGEHYHPYSEEFVHVVCGALEVDLDGVAYPLAPDQGLMIPRNMRHRFRNVGRVEARMVFHLGPLAPRPELGHVDTEETEAAGAGGPASAVEARA; translated from the coding sequence ATGACCACCACACCACCACGCATCGTGGACCTGCACGAGATCGAGCCCAACCGCCGGCGCGGCGGTGACCTGCGCGCCATGCTGACCCCCACCACCGTCGGAGCGACCAGCGGGTTCATGGGCGTGGCGATCGTGCAGCCCGGCGAGCGCATCGGAGAGCACTACCACCCCTATTCCGAGGAGTTCGTCCATGTCGTCTGCGGCGCCCTCGAAGTGGACCTGGACGGCGTCGCCTACCCCCTCGCCCCCGACCAGGGGCTGATGATCCCCCGCAATATGCGGCACCGCTTCCGCAATGTCGGCCGGGTGGAGGCCCGGATGGTCTTCCACCTCGGCCCGCTGGCGCCGCGCCCCGAACTCGGGCATGTGGACACCGAGGAGACCGAAGCCGCCGGGGCCGGCGGCCCGGCCTCCGCCGTGGAGGCCCGAGCGTGA
- a CDS encoding TIGR03668 family PPOX class F420-dependent oxidoreductase — protein MPSLEPPRARVCFAACRIARLATADAEGRPHLVPVVFAVDGDTVVTAVDHKPKRSTRLRRLADIAANPAVCLLADGGYQEDWALLWWAQARGRARVVPADGDPVLRARAVALLCAKYPQYRERPPAGAVIAVEVTRWLGWRAS, from the coding sequence ATGCCGAGCCTGGAGCCGCCCCGCGCGCGGGTCTGCTTCGCGGCCTGCCGGATCGCCCGGCTGGCCACCGCCGACGCGGAGGGCCGCCCGCATCTGGTGCCGGTGGTCTTCGCGGTGGACGGGGACACCGTGGTCACGGCCGTCGACCACAAGCCCAAGCGGTCCACCCGGCTGCGCAGGCTCGCCGACATCGCCGCCAACCCCGCCGTCTGCCTGCTGGCCGACGGCGGCTACCAGGAGGACTGGGCGCTGCTCTGGTGGGCGCAGGCCCGGGGGCGGGCCCGGGTGGTCCCGGCGGACGGCGATCCGGTGCTGCGGGCACGGGCCGTGGCGCTGCTCTGCGCCAAGTACCCGCAGTACCGGGAGCGGCCCCCGGCGGGTGCGGTGATCGCGGTCGAGGTCACCCGCTGGCTGGGCTGGCGGGCGTCCTGA
- a CDS encoding TcmI family type II polyketide cyclase, with product MYRSLIVARMKPDAAPDIAEVFAASDRGQLPHLIGVRGRSLFQFGEVYLHLIEADRPPGPEVAKYAGHPEFRDVSERLQPFVSAYDPLTWQEPKDAMAREFYRWERDRTA from the coding sequence GTGTACCGATCTCTGATCGTCGCCCGTATGAAGCCCGACGCCGCCCCCGACATCGCCGAGGTCTTCGCCGCCTCCGACCGTGGCCAACTGCCGCACCTGATCGGGGTGCGCGGCCGCAGCCTGTTCCAGTTCGGCGAGGTCTACCTGCACCTCATCGAGGCCGACCGGCCGCCGGGCCCCGAGGTGGCCAAGTACGCCGGCCACCCGGAGTTCCGGGACGTCAGCGAGCGGCTCCAGCCGTTCGTCTCCGCCTACGACCCGCTGACCTGGCAGGAACCCAAGGACGCCATGGCCCGCGAGTTCTACCGCTGGGAGCGTGACCGGACCGCGTGA
- a CDS encoding beta-ketoacyl synthase N-terminal-like domain-containing protein: MSSERRAVVTGIGVVAPNGIGADAFWKATREGVAVLDRVTSEGCEELPLRVAGEVRGFDPQEAVEPRFVVQTDRFSHFAMAAADLALADAGLDTHGGAPFDIGVVTAAGSGGGEFGQRELQQLWGKGPRFVGPYQSIAWFYAASTGQISIRGGFKGPCGVLANDEAGGLDALAHARRGIRRGARAVVVGAAEAPLAPYSAVCQLGYEELSRSEDPARAYLPFTADACGFAPAEGGGMLVLEEAAAARERGATVRALVAGHAATFTGTDGWQRSRDGLAHAVRAALDEAGCAPEEVDVVFADALGVPEADRAEALALADVLGRRAARVPVTAPKTGIGRAYCGGPVLDVAAAVLAMESGVVPPTPNVVDICHDLDLVTRTARPAELRTALVLSRGLMGCNAALVLRRGSGTDRP; the protein is encoded by the coding sequence ATGAGCAGCGAACGCCGCGCGGTGGTGACCGGCATCGGGGTGGTGGCCCCGAACGGCATCGGCGCCGACGCCTTCTGGAAGGCGACCCGGGAGGGCGTCGCGGTCCTGGACCGGGTCACCAGCGAGGGTTGCGAGGAACTGCCGCTGCGGGTGGCCGGCGAGGTACGCGGCTTCGACCCGCAGGAGGCGGTGGAGCCCCGGTTCGTCGTGCAGACCGACCGGTTCAGCCACTTCGCCATGGCCGCCGCCGACCTGGCGCTGGCCGACGCCGGACTGGACACCCACGGCGGAGCGCCCTTCGACATCGGGGTGGTCACCGCAGCCGGCTCCGGCGGCGGTGAGTTCGGCCAGCGCGAGCTCCAGCAGCTGTGGGGCAAGGGACCCCGGTTCGTCGGCCCGTACCAGTCGATCGCCTGGTTCTACGCGGCCAGCACCGGTCAGATCTCCATCCGAGGCGGTTTCAAGGGGCCCTGCGGGGTGCTGGCCAATGACGAGGCCGGCGGCCTGGACGCCCTCGCGCACGCCCGCCGGGGCATCCGGCGCGGTGCGCGGGCGGTGGTGGTCGGCGCCGCCGAGGCTCCGCTGGCCCCGTACTCGGCCGTCTGCCAGCTCGGCTACGAGGAGCTGAGCCGGTCCGAGGACCCGGCCCGCGCCTACCTGCCGTTCACCGCCGACGCCTGCGGGTTCGCCCCCGCCGAGGGCGGCGGGATGCTGGTGCTGGAGGAGGCGGCGGCGGCCCGCGAACGCGGCGCGACCGTCCGCGCCCTGGTCGCCGGGCACGCCGCCACCTTCACCGGGACCGACGGCTGGCAGCGGTCCCGCGACGGGCTGGCGCACGCCGTCCGGGCAGCCCTGGACGAGGCGGGCTGCGCGCCCGAGGAGGTCGACGTGGTCTTCGCCGACGCGCTCGGCGTCCCCGAGGCCGACCGCGCCGAGGCCCTGGCACTGGCCGATGTGCTCGGCCGGCGTGCCGCCCGCGTCCCGGTCACCGCGCCCAAGACCGGCATCGGCAGGGCGTACTGCGGCGGACCGGTGCTGGACGTGGCCGCCGCCGTACTGGCCATGGAGAGCGGGGTGGTGCCCCCCACGCCGAACGTCGTGGACATCTGCCACGACCTCGACCTGGTGACCCGCACCGCCCGTCCCGCCGAGCTGCGCACCGCCCTGGTGCTCAGCCGGGGACTGATGGGCTGCAACGCCGCACTCGTACTGCGTCGGGGCAGCGGCACCGACCGGCCGTGA